DNA from Evansella sp. LMS18:
AAAATAATCATTGATTGCTATTAACAGTTCATCTGCGATTTTGTCCTGCTGTGTCCTCAGTATGTGGAGGTCACCAGGGTTAGTCATAAAGCCAGCTTCGAGAAGAACAGATGGGATACGCGTATACCTTATAACCTCGAAGTTAGAAGTTTTCACACCACGGTTATTGAAGTTCACGCCGCTGACCATCCGGTTTTGAATGGCTTCCGCCAGTTTCCTGCTGTTCGCTCCCTGGAACTGGGTATTATAGTAGGTTTCAGCACCCCTTGCAGCTGAACTGACAAAGGAATTGCTGTGGATGCTGATAAAAATATCCGCCCCGGAGTTATTCGCACGAGCTGTGCGCTCTCCCAATGATAAAAAGACATCAGTGGTCCTGCTCGTTACGACCCTTGCCCCGGCAGCTTCCAGCCTTGACTTAAGTTTATTGGATATACCGAGAGCGATATTACTTTCATACACACCGCTCACTACGGCCCCTGGGTCCCTGCCCCCGTGGCCAGGATCGAGAAATACAGTTTTTCCTGACAGATTAATATTCCCTGTACCTGAACTGCTGTTTCCCTGGCTCTGGCTGCTCGTATTTATATAAGAGCTATGAACATAACCCCAGCCGTTTCCAGCTTTGATTTTGTACCAGTCGCCTGAATTTCCGTATAAATCCACTCTCGCTCCGCTGCTCAGGGAGCTGACAATACGTGAGGAGGTGGACGCACTTTCTCTGACATTCAGGCGGCTCGCGGTTACTGTCCCGCTCCCTGTCACCTGCTCAGAGGTGCCGGAAGAACTGCCGCCGGATGTCTGGCTGACCCGCACATAATCACCGTGAATATAACCCCATTGGTTATTTACTCTCACCTTATGCCACTGGCCGGATTTCTCATATAAATCTACTTTTGTGCCCTGGTTGAGGCTTGCGATAATCCTGGAGCCAGTGCTTGCACTTGCTCTTACATTCAATCGGGATGCGGTGATCGTGCCGCTTCCCGTTACCTCACTGTTGCTGCTGCCCGCGGAGCTTCCAGATCCGGATGAGCTTCCGCCGGACTGGCTAACCTGGACATAGTCCTGGTGAATGTATCCCCAGCCATTATTTACTTTGATTTGATGCCATTGGCCTGATTTTCCGTACAAATCGATTTTTGTTCCTTGGCTTAAGCTGCTTACAATCCGGGCGCTTGTACTAGCGCTCGCCCTGACATTCAGCCTTGTTGCAGTGATTGTCCCGCTTCCTGTAACCTGGCTGCTCCCGCTGCCCGCGGAACTTCCTGATCCGGAGGAATTCCCTCCAGAAGATTGCGTTACCTGTACGTAATCTCCGTGTATGTATCCCCAGCCATTAGACAGCTTAACCTTGTACCACTGCCCAGACCTTTCATATAAATCCACTTGCTGGCCGTTATTCAGAGTGCCAACGATTCGTGCACCCGTGCTTGCGCTTGCCCTGACATTCAGTCTCGAAGCGGTAATCTTTCCGGTGCCGGTAATCTGGGACCCTGAAGAGGCGGAGCTCTGAACCCTCACATAGTCACCGTGAATATATCCCCATCGATTATTTACCCTGATTTTGTACCAGCTGCCTGTTTTTTCATGTAGTTCCACGGTTGCTCCTCTTGATAAGCTTCCAATAATTCGTGAATTAGTGCCAGGCTGCTCTCTTACATTCAGGGAACTTGCAGTTATTTCCCCATGTTCGCCGCTATTTGCGAGCACGGGCTGTACATGCTGTCCGGCGGCAATCACTACAGATAAGAATAATAATCCAATGATGGCTGCAGCTAATAGTTTTTTATTCAAATGTACCAACCTCTCCTCCATTCTCTTATTATCCAAAACTCAAAAAATACTTCCAGATCGTATCAAGCAATGTTGCGAGGCCAAAGAAAAAAACGCCTATACAGGCAACACTAAGCGGCGAGCCCCACGAAATATCCTTCATGCTGTCTTCCTCCTGTAAATCTTCATTTTTAAATTAAACCAGGCAAAACGAGCCTTAAAAGGCGAGGAGTGCCTTAATTGCACATATACTATAATTAAAAGAATTTCATCTTGCCCAGGTCTTGCTCCCTTGCTTATATTCTTATAGTGTTAAAAATACCATAATCTTCTTTGTAAATAAATACTACTTTTCCTCAAAACCTGAGTTTTTTTGCTGAAATTTAGTTTAACCTGCCGGGAAGCGTAAAAAAAACGTTTTCTAGTTTAAATCTTCCAGCGGCAGGGAAGACAATACTGCTTGAGTATAAAATTCTGTTTACTGTCTAACTGAATGGTGATAAAATGTTATAATGACTCAGGTTTTTGTAACTATTAATCTTCAATTCTCGTCAAACTAGTCAGGCAGTTAACATTCTATAAAAATAGAGGAGTGTCTAAAATTGACACAATCACGCACAGAACTTAAAAGGACAAAGAAAAAATCGCCATTTAAACGATTTTTAAAAATAACGATGCTTACTTTTCTCGGCTTGTTCCTCCTCGCTGGTGGTGCAGTAGCTTACCTTTACTATTCGATGGCCAATGTGACCTCCAGCGCACAGCATGAACTGGACCGGGGTGACCGTTCAGAACTGAGGGAAGAGGCTGTTAATCCAACTTCTGACCCTATATCCATTCTGTTCCTCGGGCTTGACAGCAGGGACGGTGACTTAAGCGGAAGAACAGACGCGATGGTTCTTGCAACCTTTAACCCGGATGAAAAATCCATCAAGATGCTCAACATTCCCCGGGACTCCCTGGTGGATATTGCAGGCAGAGGCACAAGGGATAAAATAAACCATGCTCACGCATTCGGCGGTCTGGATATGACAGTATCCACAGTGGAAAACCTGCTTAACATCCCTGTTGATTATTTCGTTTCCCTGAACTTCGATGCCTTCATGCAAATCATTGATGAACTTGGCGGGATAGAAGTAGATGTGCAATCAGGATTTACCGAAAAAGATAACGCCACATACGGCACAATTGTTTTAGAAGAGGGAGTCCAGACACTAAACGGTGAAGAAGCCCTCGCTTATGTAAGAATGAGAAAATCCGATCCAAG
Protein-coding regions in this window:
- a CDS encoding SH3 domain-containing protein: MNKKLLAAAIIGLLFLSVVIAAGQHVQPVLANSGEHGEITASSLNVREQPGTNSRIIGSLSRGATVELHEKTGSWYKIRVNNRWGYIHGDYVRVQSSASSGSQITGTGKITASRLNVRASASTGARIVGTLNNGQQVDLYERSGQWYKVKLSNGWGYIHGDYVQVTQSSGGNSSGSGSSAGSGSSQVTGSGTITATRLNVRASASTSARIVSSLSQGTKIDLYGKSGQWHQIKVNNGWGYIHQDYVQVSQSGGSSSGSGSSAGSSNSEVTGSGTITASRLNVRASASTGSRIIASLNQGTKVDLYEKSGQWHKVRVNNQWGYIHGDYVRVSQTSGGSSSGTSEQVTGSGTVTASRLNVRESASTSSRIVSSLSSGARVDLYGNSGDWYKIKAGNGWGYVHSSYINTSSQSQGNSSSGTGNINLSGKTVFLDPGHGGRDPGAVVSGVYESNIALGISNKLKSRLEAAGARVVTSRTTDVFLSLGERTARANNSGADIFISIHSNSFVSSAARGAETYYNTQFQGANSRKLAEAIQNRMVSGVNFNNRGVKTSNFEVIRYTRIPSVLLEAGFMTNPGDLHILRTQQDKIADELLIAINDYFNN
- a CDS encoding LCP family protein, with protein sequence MTQSRTELKRTKKKSPFKRFLKITMLTFLGLFLLAGGAVAYLYYSMANVTSSAQHELDRGDRSELREEAVNPTSDPISILFLGLDSRDGDLSGRTDAMVLATFNPDEKSIKMLNIPRDSLVDIAGRGTRDKINHAHAFGGLDMTVSTVENLLNIPVDYFVSLNFDAFMQIIDELGGIEVDVQSGFTEKDNATYGTIVLEEGVQTLNGEEALAYVRMRKSDPRGDLGRGDRQKEVIEAIIRKSANFSSITKFGPIMDSLENNLHTNISFNSILGMHTYAGELDNIDHISFDGENHTENGVYYYRLYDESVAEISQRFRWHLEIDPKPAETETEAGSEEETNTDM